One Malania oleifera isolate guangnan ecotype guangnan chromosome 10, ASM2987363v1, whole genome shotgun sequence genomic region harbors:
- the LOC131166247 gene encoding uncharacterized protein LOC131166247, with product MDCRVCSATAGDLWVRMPGGGGQYVGQIGGFSHESEHDLAVMVSDFLENGSGGTDSRCSSDSDPGFSDIAVLADRILFNKHSVDRYESDFLSVVHSLILSIKEMDIHSVNSDPCNASCIKFSLVKLLRISGYDAAFCSSRWQASGNVPGGDHEYIDVVNYNDDGSHERLIIDIDFRSHFEIARAVESYDRILKSLPVVYVGSWTKLKQLLQVMVEATKSSLKQNSMPLPPWRSLAYLQAKWQSPYQRVLHPDETNMNGNISSEQHKKCCGHLRGLQCLLQSEIETERLLKPLNSDHNQRLRPDRRRPDRWRHSSYRTL from the exons ATGGATTGCCGGGTGTGTTCGGCGACGGCCGGAGATTTGTGGGTTAGGATGCCCGGCGGCGGCGGTCAGTACGTGGGTCAGATCGGTGGGTTCAGCCATGAGAGCGAGCACGATTTGGCGGTGATGGTAAGCGATTTCTTGGAGAATGGAAGTGGTGGGACCGACTCCAGGTGTAGCAGCGATAGCGATCCGGGGTTCTCCGATATTGCTGTCCTCGCTGATAGGATTTTG TTTAATAAGCATTCAGTGGATCGGTATGAGAGTGACTTTCTCTCAGTGGTCCATTCTCTTATATTATCTATTAAGGAGATGGACATCCACTCTGTCAATTCGGATCCCTGTAATGCCAGTTGCATCAAGTTTTCTTTGGTAAAGCTTCTGAGAATATCTGGATATGATGCTGCTTTTTGTTCTTCTCGGTGGCAGGCTTCTGGCAATGTCCCTGGAG GGGATCATGAATACATTGATGTGGTCAACTACAATGATGATGGGAGCCATGAGCGTTTAATCATTGATATTGACTTTCGAAGCCATTTTGAAATAGCTAGAGCTGTGGAATCTTACGACAGAATATTGAAGTCCCTACCGGTTGTTTATGTGGGCAGCTGGACTAAGCTGAAACAGTTACTTCAAGTTATGGTTGAGGCTACTAAATCTTCCCTTAAACAGAACTCAATGCCTCTTCCTCCCTGGAGATCACTTGCCTATTTGCAAGCCAAGTGGCAATCTCCCTATCAGAGGGTGCTTCATCCAGATGAAACAAATATGAATGGGAACATTTCTTCTGAGCAGCATAAGAAATGCTGTGGACATTTAAGAGGTCTGCAGTGTTTGCTCCAATCTGAGATTGAAACAGAGAGATTGTTGAAGCCTTTAAACAGTGATCACAATCAGAGGCTGAGGCCGGACAGGCGGAGGCCTGACAGGTGGAGGCATTCTTCATATAGGACCCTCTGA